A genomic stretch from Erwinia sp. E_sp_B01_1 includes:
- the mdoC gene encoding glucans biosynthesis protein MdoC has protein sequence MTTKTQEREYFFDSIRAYLMLLGVPFHVSLIYSTQPWAVNSPAPSEWLTLFNDFIHAFRMQVFFVISGYFSYMLYLRYNSQHWLKVRVERVGIPMLAAIPLLTVPQFFMIKAWTNKIGDWHTFSFYQKFNALSWDLISHLWFLLVLVVLTAAGFWVFKWLRDGKGSKTDYSELTWFKLTFAILLCSLGWGAVRRLLFIFAPEVLSDGLFNYAVMQSLFYLPFFVLGAMSWKYPAIKALFIKPVPWTFIGSVLAFIAYVANQTWSKGEGWLYEIDAVVSMMMGLWMVNVVFSLGHRLLNSHSPRVTYLVNASLFIYLVHHPLTILFGIFLVPKISNDTLGFFTGLMFVFGIAFILYEIHLRIPLLRFLFSGKTQRKS, from the coding sequence ATGACGACCAAAACACAGGAACGAGAGTATTTTTTTGATTCAATCAGGGCCTATTTAATGTTGTTGGGCGTTCCCTTCCACGTTTCCCTGATTTATTCCACACAGCCCTGGGCGGTAAACAGCCCGGCACCTTCAGAATGGCTGACGCTGTTTAATGATTTCATTCACGCCTTCCGTATGCAGGTGTTTTTTGTCATTTCCGGCTACTTTTCTTACATGCTTTATCTGCGCTATAACTCTCAGCACTGGCTTAAGGTCAGGGTGGAAAGGGTAGGTATTCCTATGCTGGCAGCGATTCCGCTGCTCACCGTACCGCAGTTCTTTATGATAAAAGCCTGGACCAATAAAATCGGTGACTGGCACACCTTCAGTTTCTATCAAAAATTTAATGCCCTTTCCTGGGATCTGATTTCTCATTTATGGTTCCTTCTGGTCCTGGTCGTGCTCACGGCTGCTGGCTTTTGGGTATTTAAGTGGCTGCGTGACGGCAAGGGATCAAAAACAGATTATTCCGAACTGACCTGGTTTAAATTAACCTTCGCTATTCTGCTTTGCAGCCTTGGCTGGGGAGCCGTTCGCCGTCTGTTGTTTATTTTTGCTCCGGAAGTGCTTAGCGATGGCCTGTTTAATTATGCCGTGATGCAGTCTCTGTTCTATCTGCCGTTTTTCGTACTGGGCGCAATGTCATGGAAATATCCGGCAATTAAAGCGCTGTTTATCAAGCCCGTTCCCTGGACATTCATTGGGTCGGTGCTGGCGTTTATCGCCTATGTGGCCAATCAGACCTGGAGCAAAGGCGAAGGCTGGCTGTATGAGATTGATGCCGTGGTGTCGATGATGATGGGGCTGTGGATGGTGAACGTGGTGTTCTCGCTGGGACATCGTCTGCTTAACTCACACTCTCCGCGCGTCACTTATCTGGTTAATGCCTCGCTGTTTATCTATCTGGTGCACCATCCTCTGACCATTCTCTTCGGGATTTTTCTGGTGCCAAAAATCAGCAATGATACTTTGGGCTTCTTTACCGGCCTGATGTTTGTATTTGGTATCGCCTTTATTCTCTACGAGATCCATCTGCGGATCCCTCTCCTGCGCTTCCTCTTCTCCGGTAAAACGCAGCGTAAGAGCTGA
- a CDS encoding glucan biosynthesis protein G → MNKLRWCSVAVLLSMYASSSWAFNIDDVAKQAKDLAGKGYEAPKSNLPSQLRDMKYADYQQIQFNRDKAYWSKLKTPFKLEFYHQGMYFDTPVQINEVTASTVRQIKYSPDYFNFGNVKHDPETVKNLGFAGFKVLYPLNSKNKKDDEISSFLGASYFRVIGGGQVYGLSSRGLAIDTALPSGEEFPRFKEFWIERPKPADKHLVIYALLDSPRATGAYRFTITPGKESTVDVQSKVYLRDKVGKLGVAPLTSMFLFGPNQPSPNTNFRPQLHDSNGLSIHAGNGEWIWRPLNNPKHLAVSTFTVENPKGFGLLQRGRDFDQYQDLDDRYDLRPSGWIEPQGDWGKGRIELVEIPTADETNDNIVAFWTPENLPDPGKEMNFKYRLHFTSDEDQLHSPEMAYVKSTLRSTGDVKQSNLVRQPDGTVAFVVDFTGKEMSKLPDNTPVTPQVSIGNNGELVENSVRYNPVTKGWRLVMRLRVKDNKQPTEMRAALMNGDKTLTETWSYQLPANE, encoded by the coding sequence CTGAATAAATTGCGCTGGTGTAGCGTGGCGGTTTTGCTGTCGATGTATGCCAGCTCAAGCTGGGCTTTCAACATTGATGATGTGGCAAAGCAGGCTAAAGATTTGGCAGGGAAGGGATATGAAGCGCCGAAAAGCAATTTGCCTTCTCAATTGCGCGATATGAAATATGCTGATTATCAGCAGATTCAGTTCAATCGTGACAAAGCTTACTGGAGTAAGCTGAAGACCCCATTCAAACTTGAGTTCTATCATCAGGGGATGTACTTCGACACGCCGGTGCAGATTAATGAAGTCACCGCATCAACGGTTCGACAGATTAAATATTCGCCTGACTATTTTAACTTCGGCAACGTTAAGCACGATCCGGAAACGGTTAAGAACCTCGGCTTTGCCGGGTTTAAAGTGCTCTACCCGCTGAACAGCAAAAACAAGAAAGACGACGAGATTTCCAGCTTCCTGGGCGCCAGCTACTTCCGTGTTATCGGCGGTGGTCAGGTCTATGGGCTCTCTTCTCGTGGCCTGGCTATTGATACCGCACTGCCTTCAGGTGAAGAGTTCCCACGCTTTAAAGAGTTCTGGATTGAACGTCCAAAACCTGCTGATAAGCATCTGGTGATCTATGCTTTGCTGGATTCCCCGCGAGCCACTGGCGCCTACCGTTTCACTATTACACCGGGCAAAGAGAGCACCGTAGACGTGCAGTCTAAAGTTTACCTGCGCGATAAAGTTGGCAAGCTGGGCGTGGCACCATTGACCAGCATGTTCCTGTTTGGGCCGAACCAGCCTTCGCCAAACACCAACTTCCGTCCGCAGTTACATGATTCCAACGGTCTCTCTATCCATGCCGGTAACGGCGAATGGATCTGGCGTCCGCTCAACAATCCGAAACACCTGGCGGTCAGCACTTTCACCGTCGAGAATCCGAAAGGCTTTGGATTGCTGCAGCGTGGTCGTGACTTCGATCAGTATCAGGATCTGGACGATCGTTACGATCTCCGCCCAAGCGGCTGGATCGAACCGCAGGGTGACTGGGGTAAAGGCCGCATAGAGCTGGTTGAAATCCCGACTGCGGACGAAACCAACGACAACATCGTTGCCTTCTGGACGCCGGAAAACCTGCCAGATCCTGGCAAAGAGATGAACTTTAAATATCGTCTGCACTTCACCAGTGACGAAGATCAGCTGCATTCGCCAGAGATGGCCTATGTTAAGAGTACGCTGCGTTCCACAGGCGATGTGAAGCAGTCCAACCTGGTGCGCCAGCCTGACGGCACGGTAGCCTTTGTGGTTGACTTCACCGGTAAAGAGATGAGCAAGCTGCCGGATAACACCCCGGTCACGCCTCAGGTCAGTATCGGCAACAACGGTGAGTTGGTGGAGAACAGCGTGCGCTATAATCCAGTGACCAAAGGCTGGCGTCTGGTGATGCGTTTACGCGTCAAAGACAACAAACAGCCAACCGAGATGCGTGCTGCGCTGATGAACGGTGACAAGACGCTGACAGAAACCTGGAGCTATCAGTTGCCTGCCAATGAATAA
- the mdoH gene encoding glucans biosynthesis glucosyltransferase MdoH, giving the protein MNKPTVIPTDYIDALPLPAERKGALRESLPAEPDRAFSQLHQSLADGGPVECRPDDAPLESVKSRIAMSWPDSVAEGEQFDTDELDRTTLKAMPRHTRSSMYPEAWRTNPVGRAWDSLRGRKSKPRYSDPEEQRQEDKWRHVGSIRRYILLLLTIAQTVVATWYMKTILPYQGWALIDPMDMINQNWQQSVLQILPYVLQTGILFLFAVLFCWVSAGFWTALMGFLQLMIGKDKYSISYGLNGDEPINPEHRTALIMPICNEDVERVFAGLRATWESVVRTGEQQNFDVYILSDSYNPDIALAEQKAWMELVRDVGGEGRIFYRRRRRRVKRKSGNIDDFCRRWGSQYSYMVVLDADSVMSGECLTGLVRMMEANPNAGIIQSSPKASGMDTLYARCQQFATRVYGPLFTAGLHFWQLGESHYWGHNAIIRVAPFIEHCALAPLPGEGSFAGSILSHDFVEAALMRRAGWGVWIAYDLPGSYEELPPNLLDELKRDRRWCHGNLMNFRLFLVKGMHPVHRAVFLTGVMSYLSAPLWFMFLALSTALQVVHTLMEPQYFLQPRQLFPVWPQWRPELAIALFSTTMVLLFLPKLLSIMLIWFKGAKPYGGFVRVTVSLFLEMLFSVLLAPVRMLFHTVFVVSAFLGWEVVWNSPQRDDDATPWSEAFKRHGSQMALGIVWAVGMGWLDLNFLWWLAPIVFSLILSPFVSVFSSRSTMGNASKRAKLFLIPEEFEPPKELVDTDRYVALNRERALKDGFMHAVFNPSFNALASAMATSRHLKSDVLEFARDRMVDQALSESPAKLDRDRRLALMSDPVTLSRMHYRLWQHADKYHDWFDYYKSLNMNPQAIQKGKLQS; this is encoded by the coding sequence ATGAATAAGCCTACTGTTATACCCACTGATTATATCGATGCGCTGCCCCTTCCCGCCGAGCGGAAAGGGGCGCTGCGTGAGTCGCTGCCTGCGGAGCCCGATCGGGCTTTCAGCCAGCTTCACCAGTCGCTGGCAGACGGCGGCCCGGTAGAGTGTCGCCCTGACGATGCCCCGCTGGAGTCGGTCAAATCGCGTATTGCAATGAGCTGGCCGGATTCCGTGGCGGAGGGAGAGCAGTTCGACACTGATGAACTCGACCGTACCACGCTGAAGGCTATGCCTCGCCACACCCGCTCTTCCATGTATCCGGAAGCCTGGCGCACCAACCCTGTTGGTCGTGCCTGGGATTCTCTGCGTGGCCGTAAGTCTAAGCCGCGCTACAGCGATCCAGAAGAGCAGCGGCAGGAAGATAAGTGGCGTCATGTTGGCTCGATTCGCCGCTACATCCTGTTGCTGCTGACCATTGCCCAGACGGTCGTGGCGACGTGGTACATGAAAACCATTCTGCCTTACCAGGGCTGGGCGCTGATCGATCCTATGGATATGATCAACCAGAACTGGCAGCAGTCGGTGCTGCAGATCCTGCCTTATGTGCTGCAAACAGGGATCCTGTTCCTGTTCGCGGTGCTGTTCTGCTGGGTCTCGGCGGGCTTCTGGACCGCCTTGATGGGCTTCCTGCAGCTGATGATCGGCAAAGACAAGTACAGCATCTCCTATGGTCTGAACGGCGACGAGCCGATCAATCCGGAGCACCGTACTGCGCTGATTATGCCAATCTGTAATGAAGATGTGGAACGCGTCTTTGCCGGCCTGCGTGCAACCTGGGAATCCGTGGTAAGAACGGGTGAACAGCAAAACTTTGACGTCTATATCCTCAGCGACAGTTACAACCCTGACATTGCGTTAGCGGAACAGAAAGCCTGGATGGAGCTGGTTCGTGATGTAGGCGGGGAAGGGCGCATTTTCTATCGTCGTCGTCGTCGCCGCGTGAAGCGTAAAAGCGGTAATATTGATGACTTCTGCCGCCGCTGGGGCAGCCAGTACAGCTACATGGTAGTGCTGGATGCAGACAGCGTGATGAGCGGTGAGTGTCTGACCGGTCTGGTGCGCATGATGGAAGCCAACCCTAACGCCGGTATTATCCAGTCTTCGCCTAAAGCGTCTGGTATGGATACGCTGTATGCCCGCTGTCAGCAGTTTGCGACCCGCGTCTACGGGCCATTGTTTACCGCAGGCCTGCACTTCTGGCAGTTGGGTGAATCCCACTACTGGGGGCATAACGCCATCATCCGCGTGGCACCTTTTATCGAGCACTGTGCTTTAGCACCGCTGCCAGGTGAAGGGTCGTTTGCCGGTTCCATTCTCTCCCACGACTTCGTGGAAGCTGCGCTGATGCGTCGTGCGGGCTGGGGCGTATGGATTGCCTATGACTTGCCGGGCTCCTATGAAGAGTTGCCACCTAACCTGCTGGATGAGCTGAAACGCGACCGCCGCTGGTGTCACGGTAACCTGATGAACTTCCGTCTGTTCCTGGTCAAAGGAATGCACCCGGTTCACCGTGCCGTGTTCCTGACCGGCGTGATGTCCTATCTCTCTGCGCCGCTGTGGTTTATGTTCCTGGCCCTGTCGACGGCGTTGCAGGTGGTGCATACGCTGATGGAGCCGCAATACTTCCTGCAGCCCCGGCAGCTGTTCCCGGTCTGGCCGCAATGGCGTCCTGAACTGGCGATAGCGCTTTTCTCCACCACCATGGTACTGCTGTTCCTGCCAAAACTGCTCAGCATCATGCTGATCTGGTTTAAGGGAGCCAAACCTTACGGTGGCTTCGTGCGGGTAACGGTTTCCCTGTTCCTGGAGATGCTGTTCTCAGTGCTGCTGGCACCGGTCCGTATGCTGTTCCACACCGTGTTTGTGGTCAGCGCGTTCCTGGGCTGGGAAGTGGTCTGGAATTCACCTCAGCGTGACGATGATGCCACGCCGTGGAGCGAGGCTTTCAAGCGTCATGGTTCACAGATGGCGCTGGGTATCGTCTGGGCTGTGGGCATGGGCTGGCTTGACCTGAACTTCCTGTGGTGGCTGGCTCCGATCGTCTTCTCACTGATCCTGTCGCCTTTTGTCTCGGTCTTCTCAAGCCGCTCAACTATGGGTAATGCTTCCAAGCGCGCTAAGCTGTTCCTGATCCCGGAAGAGTTTGAGCCGCCGAAAGAGCTGGTCGATACCGACCGCTATGTGGCGCTGAACCGTGAGCGCGCGCTGAAAGATGGCTTTATGCATGCCGTGTTTAATCCCTCCTTCAACGCCCTGGCCAGTGCTATGGCTACCTCCCGCCACCTGAAAAGTGATGTGCTGGAGTTTGCCCGCGACCGTATGGTTGATCAGGCGCTGAGTGAGTCTCCAGCGAAGCTGGATCGCGATCGCCGCCTGGCGCTGATGAGTGACCCGGTCACCCTGTCCAGGATGCATTACCGCCTGTGGCAACATGCCGACAAGTACCACGACTGGTTTGACTATTATAAGTCGCTGAATATGAATCCTCAGGCGATTCAGAAAGGCAAACTTCAAAGCTAA
- a CDS encoding YceK/YidQ family lipoprotein gives MIKMILRGVMAGLVVMLLSGCGSIISRTFPGQGHGNQYYPGVQWDVRDTPWRFLTIIDLPLSLVVDTLLLPVDANHGPYE, from the coding sequence ATGATTAAGATGATTTTACGGGGTGTGATGGCCGGTCTGGTGGTGATGCTGCTTAGCGGCTGTGGCAGCATTATCAGTCGCACCTTTCCAGGGCAGGGGCATGGGAATCAGTATTATCCGGGCGTACAGTGGGATGTCAGGGATACGCCCTGGCGTTTTCTGACCATTATCGATCTGCCGCTGTCGCTGGTGGTCGATACATTGTTACTGCCGGTGGATGCGAATCACGGGCCTTATGAATGA
- a CDS encoding MysB family protein gives MSMFATLEEAIDAAREEFLAANPEMEESEASVGQFNLQKYVMQDGDIMWQAEFFAEEGDEGECLSLRGGLAAQAIFDDDFDEIELRQEWLPENTLHEWDEGEFQLEPPTDTEEGKAAADEWEDDNSDSDRYQ, from the coding sequence ATGAGCATGTTTGCGACCCTGGAAGAAGCGATTGATGCCGCGCGTGAAGAGTTCCTGGCTGCTAACCCGGAGATGGAAGAATCGGAAGCGTCCGTGGGCCAGTTCAATCTGCAAAAGTACGTGATGCAGGATGGCGATATTATGTGGCAGGCGGAGTTCTTTGCCGAGGAAGGGGATGAAGGCGAATGCCTGTCGCTGCGTGGTGGTCTGGCCGCTCAGGCTATTTTTGATGACGATTTCGATGAAATTGAGTTACGTCAGGAGTGGCTGCCAGAGAATACGCTGCATGAGTGGGATGAGGGCGAATTCCAGCTTGAGCCACCGACGGATACCGAAGAGGGTAAAGCTGCCGCTGACGAATGGGAAGATGATAACAGTGACTCCGATCGCTACCAGTAA
- the mdtG gene encoding multidrug efflux MFS transporter MdtG, whose protein sequence is MANADVTVTSINWQKNLFVAWCGCFLTGIAFSLVMPFLPLYVELLGVTDPQSLNMWSGLVFSITFLFSAIASPFWGGLADRKGRKIMLLRSALGMAIVMMLMGVATSIWQFLALRAVLGLLGGFVPNANALIATQVPRNKSGWALGWLSTGAVSGALIGPLIGGLLADSFGLRPVFFITAGVLFICFVMTLFAVREEFIPVQKKDMLRAHQVFVTLKKPKLVMALFVTTLIIQVATGSIAPILTLYVRELAGEIQNLAFVSGLIASVPGVAALMSAPRLGKLGDRIGPERILIAMLLVSVLLLIPMSFVQNPLQLGILRFLLGAADGALLPAVQTLLIYNASNQVAGRIFSYNQSFRDIGNVTGPLMGAAVSAHWGFRAVFIVTACVVFCNFIYSWTTLRRRPPPQ, encoded by the coding sequence ATGGCTAATGCTGACGTTACGGTTACTTCGATCAACTGGCAAAAAAATCTGTTTGTGGCCTGGTGCGGCTGTTTTCTTACGGGTATTGCCTTCAGTCTGGTGATGCCGTTCCTGCCGCTGTATGTTGAACTGCTTGGCGTTACCGATCCTCAGTCACTGAATATGTGGTCAGGGCTGGTTTTCAGCATTACCTTCCTGTTTTCCGCCATTGCTTCACCGTTCTGGGGCGGTCTGGCCGACCGTAAAGGCCGGAAAATTATGCTGTTACGCTCCGCGCTGGGTATGGCCATTGTGATGATGCTGATGGGAGTGGCCACCTCAATCTGGCAATTTCTGGCGCTGCGGGCCGTGCTGGGGCTGCTGGGGGGATTTGTGCCCAACGCCAATGCGCTGATTGCTACTCAGGTGCCCCGCAATAAAAGCGGCTGGGCGCTGGGCTGGCTCTCTACCGGGGCGGTCAGCGGCGCGCTGATTGGCCCACTGATTGGTGGCCTGCTGGCGGACAGTTTCGGTCTGCGTCCTGTGTTCTTTATCACTGCTGGCGTGCTGTTTATCTGTTTTGTGATGACGCTGTTTGCGGTGCGGGAAGAGTTCATTCCGGTACAGAAAAAGGACATGCTTCGCGCCCATCAGGTGTTTGTCACGCTTAAGAAGCCAAAACTGGTGATGGCGCTCTTTGTCACCACGCTGATTATTCAGGTAGCCACAGGATCGATAGCCCCCATCCTGACGCTGTATGTCCGGGAGCTGGCGGGTGAGATCCAGAATCTGGCTTTTGTCAGCGGGCTGATCGCCTCCGTGCCCGGCGTGGCTGCGTTGATGAGTGCTCCCCGGCTGGGAAAACTGGGCGACCGTATCGGGCCAGAACGTATTCTTATCGCCATGCTGCTGGTTTCCGTGCTGCTGCTGATCCCGATGTCCTTTGTGCAGAATCCTCTGCAGCTGGGTATTCTGCGTTTTCTGCTTGGGGCCGCTGATGGCGCCCTGCTTCCGGCGGTGCAGACTCTGCTGATTTATAACGCCAGCAATCAGGTGGCGGGCAGAATATTCAGCTATAACCAGTCCTTCAGGGATATTGGCAACGTTACCGGCCCGTTGATGGGTGCCGCTGTCTCTGCCCACTGGGGATTCCGTGCCGTTTTCATCGTCACCGCCTGCGTGGTGTTCTGCAATTTTATCTATAGCTGGACGACCCTGCGCCGTCGGCCGCCTCCTCAGTAA
- a CDS encoding Kdo(2)-lipid IV(A) acyltransferase encodes MTQLPQFTRALLHPRYWFTWLGIGFLYLLVLLPYPVLYHLGCGLGRLSMRFIKRRVEVARRNLELCFPTMPEAEREAMVVRNFESVGMGLIETGMAWFWPDWRISKWFHVQGLEHIDKAHQDGKGVLLIGMHFLTLELGARIFGIHNPGIGVYRPNDNALLNWLQTWGRMRSNKSMLDRKDLKGMIRALKKGDIIWYAPDHDYGPRSSVFVPFFGVDKAASTKGSYLLIRSGQPAVIPFVPRRLPHGRGYEMVILPEEKEMPLDDEAATAARMNKVVEHGVLMAPEQYMWLHRRFKTRPAGEPSLY; translated from the coding sequence ATGACTCAGTTGCCTCAATTTACGCGTGCATTATTGCATCCCCGTTATTGGTTTACCTGGTTGGGGATAGGATTTCTCTATCTTCTTGTCCTGCTCCCCTACCCGGTGCTTTATCACCTGGGCTGTGGACTGGGCCGTCTGTCGATGCGTTTTATTAAGCGACGGGTAGAGGTTGCGCGGCGCAATCTGGAGCTTTGTTTCCCGACAATGCCAGAAGCCGAGCGTGAGGCTATGGTCGTGCGTAACTTCGAATCCGTGGGCATGGGCCTGATTGAAACCGGCATGGCCTGGTTCTGGCCCGACTGGCGCATCAGCAAGTGGTTTCATGTCCAGGGGTTGGAGCATATCGACAAAGCACACCAGGATGGCAAAGGCGTGCTGCTGATCGGCATGCATTTTTTAACCCTGGAGCTGGGCGCACGTATTTTTGGCATTCACAACCCCGGCATTGGTGTGTACCGCCCCAATGACAATGCCCTGCTGAACTGGCTGCAAACCTGGGGGCGGATGCGCTCCAATAAAAGCATGCTGGATCGCAAAGATCTCAAAGGGATGATCCGTGCTTTGAAGAAAGGCGACATTATCTGGTACGCGCCCGATCATGATTACGGGCCCCGGAGCAGCGTGTTTGTGCCCTTTTTTGGCGTGGATAAAGCGGCTTCCACCAAAGGCAGCTATCTGCTTATCCGCAGTGGGCAGCCCGCGGTGATCCCTTTTGTGCCGCGCCGTTTGCCTCATGGCAGAGGATACGAAATGGTGATCCTGCCTGAGGAAAAAGAGATGCCGCTTGATGATGAAGCCGCCACGGCAGCCCGTATGAATAAGGTGGTGGAACACGGCGTGCTGATGGCGCCTGAGCAATATATGTGGCTGCACCGCCGGTTCAAAACTCGCCCCGCAGGCGAGCCTTCTCTTTACTGA